A stretch of the Leptospiraceae bacterium genome encodes the following:
- a CDS encoding Rpn family recombination-promoting nuclease/putative transposase — translation MKQKDTEKQNGLLPLHSDIVFKIFCIKYPHLLTDLLNSVLGFEGNQKITRLKILNPEIPGDLMSDKLSVLDIHAKNKNKQYFGIEMQAFPQKFYGKRILYYWAKLYSQQIVRGKKYSDLKPVYSVSFLNFKLLETENYHSIFRVLEAEGREIALTKDLEIHILELKKFLNTSGTQESNLEDWIYLIQKAEKLKEEDVKKLKIKNPVIREAVEALQDISLDRKTRNYYEMRLKTERDHEATIEYAFEEGLKKGKEEERLLAERQIEKERKRAEHKSKLRTAIKMKRAGSSLDFISEMTELPEAYLEKFFRKAIRN, via the coding sequence ATGAAACAGAAAGATACGGAAAAACAGAACGGACTTCTACCCTTACATAGCGATATTGTATTTAAGATATTTTGCATAAAGTATCCGCACTTGCTGACTGACCTTTTAAACTCGGTTCTCGGTTTTGAAGGTAACCAAAAAATTACCCGGCTAAAAATATTAAACCCGGAAATTCCCGGAGACCTTATGAGTGATAAGTTGTCGGTTCTGGATATACACGCAAAGAATAAAAACAAACAATATTTCGGAATCGAAATGCAGGCCTTTCCCCAAAAATTTTATGGAAAACGAATCCTGTATTACTGGGCAAAGCTTTATTCTCAGCAAATAGTTCGAGGAAAGAAATACTCGGACTTAAAACCGGTTTATTCCGTTTCTTTTTTGAATTTTAAGCTTCTGGAAACAGAAAACTACCATTCGATTTTCCGGGTTCTCGAAGCAGAAGGCAGAGAAATAGCCTTGACGAAAGACCTCGAAATCCATATTTTAGAATTGAAGAAATTCCTGAATACATCCGGAACTCAGGAGTCTAATTTAGAAGATTGGATATATCTCATCCAAAAAGCCGAGAAATTAAAGGAAGAGGACGTGAAAAAGCTCAAAATCAAAAACCCCGTGATTCGTGAAGCCGTTGAAGCTCTTCAGGATATTTCTCTCGACAGAAAAACAAGAAACTACTACGAGATGCGCCTGAAAACAGAAAGAGACCACGAAGCCACTATCGAGTATGCTTTCGAGGAAGGACTCAAAAAAGGAAAGGAAGAGGAACGCCTGCTGGCCGAGAGACAAATTGAAAAAGAACGAAAAAGAGCCGAGCATAAAAGTAAACTCAGGACTGCGATAAAAATGAAACGTGCAGGCTCCTCTTTAGATTTCATCTCAGAAATGACCGAACTCCCGGAAGCCTATCTGGAGAAGTTTTTTCGGAAAGCGATTAGAAATTAA